One window of the Mycobacterium xenopi genome contains the following:
- a CDS encoding SufE family protein codes for MSLPAPLAEVVSDFAEVQGQDKLKLLLEFADELPPLPAELEEAAMEPVPECQSPLFMHVDASDPQRVRLHFSAPAEAPTTRGFASILAAGLDEQPAADILAVPEDFYDELGLAALVSPLRLRGMAAMLARIKHRLRESNGGPAGLPPNRG; via the coding sequence ATGAGCCTGCCCGCGCCGCTGGCCGAGGTGGTGTCCGACTTCGCCGAAGTCCAGGGCCAGGACAAGCTCAAGCTGTTGCTGGAATTCGCTGACGAATTGCCGCCGCTTCCAGCCGAATTGGAAGAGGCGGCGATGGAACCGGTGCCGGAGTGCCAGTCCCCGTTGTTCATGCACGTCGACGCCAGCGATCCGCAGCGGGTTCGGTTGCATTTTTCCGCACCGGCCGAAGCGCCCACCACCCGCGGATTCGCCTCGATCTTGGCCGCCGGCCTCGACGAACAACCCGCGGCCGACATTCTGGCCGTCCCGGAGGATTTCTACGACGAGCTGGGCCTGGCGGCTTTGGTCAGCCCGCTGCGGCTGCGCGGGATGGCGGCCATGTTGGCCCGTATCAAACACCGACTCCG
- a CDS encoding 5-(carboxyamino)imidazole ribonucleotide synthase, with product MIGVPGTPIAAPLVAMVGGGQLARMTHQAAIALGQTLRVLAAAPDDPAAQVTPDVVVGSHTDLDDLRRVAAGADVLTFDHEHVPNELLEKLVAEGVNVAPPPQALAHAQDKLVMRERLTALDAPVPRFAGVSRVAELDSVDEFAGRVGGPVVVKAVRGGYDGRGVRMAHDVAQAREAAWGFLAAGVPVLVEERVELRRELAALVARSPFGQGAAWPVVQTVQRDGICMEVIAPAPGLDDDVGVEAQQLALRLAAELGVVGVLAVELFETTDGRLLVNELAMRPHNSGHWTMDGARTSQFEQHLRAVLDYPLGDTGATVPVTVMANVLGAAHTPTMTVDERLHHLFARMPEARVHLYGKGERPGRKIGHVNFLGSDEAEVAKLRERAALAAHWLSHGQWRADDDGWEPHG from the coding sequence ATGATTGGCGTGCCCGGTACGCCCATCGCAGCACCGCTGGTCGCCATGGTCGGAGGCGGTCAGCTGGCCCGAATGACCCATCAGGCCGCGATCGCCCTGGGCCAGACCCTGCGGGTGCTGGCCGCCGCGCCCGACGATCCCGCTGCGCAGGTCACCCCGGACGTGGTCGTCGGCTCCCACACCGACCTCGACGACCTGCGCCGGGTGGCCGCGGGCGCGGACGTTTTGACCTTCGACCACGAGCACGTCCCCAACGAGCTGCTGGAGAAACTGGTCGCCGAGGGCGTCAACGTCGCGCCGCCGCCGCAGGCCCTGGCACACGCGCAGGACAAGCTCGTCATGCGTGAGCGGCTGACCGCGCTGGATGCGCCGGTGCCGCGGTTCGCAGGTGTCAGCCGCGTCGCCGAGCTGGACAGCGTCGACGAGTTCGCCGGTCGCGTCGGCGGCCCGGTCGTGGTCAAAGCGGTCCGCGGCGGGTATGACGGCCGCGGGGTGCGGATGGCCCACGACGTGGCTCAGGCCCGAGAGGCCGCGTGGGGCTTTTTGGCTGCCGGGGTGCCGGTGCTGGTCGAAGAGCGGGTCGAGCTGCGCCGCGAGCTCGCCGCGCTGGTGGCGCGCTCGCCGTTCGGCCAGGGCGCGGCGTGGCCGGTGGTGCAGACCGTGCAGCGCGACGGCATTTGCATGGAGGTGATCGCGCCGGCGCCGGGGCTTGACGACGACGTCGGCGTCGAGGCCCAGCAGCTGGCGCTGCGGCTGGCGGCCGAGCTCGGTGTCGTCGGGGTGCTGGCGGTCGAGCTGTTCGAAACGACCGATGGCCGGTTGCTGGTCAACGAGCTGGCGATGCGCCCGCACAACTCCGGGCACTGGACCATGGACGGGGCTCGCACCAGCCAGTTCGAGCAGCATCTGCGCGCGGTGCTGGACTATCCGCTCGGCGACACCGGCGCCACCGTGCCGGTGACGGTGATGGCTAACGTGCTGGGCGCCGCACACACGCCGACGATGACGGTCGACGAGCGGCTGCATCACCTGTTTGCGCGGATGCCGGAAGCCCGGGTTCACCTCTACGGCAAGGGAGAGCGGCCAGGCCGCAAGATCGGGCATGTCAACTTCCTTGGCTCCGACGAAGCCGAGGTGGCGAAACTGCGTGAGCGCGCCGCGCTGGCCGCACACTGGTTGTCACACGGTCAGTGGCGCGCCGACGACGATGGATGGGAGCCACATGGCTAG
- the purE gene encoding 5-(carboxyamino)imidazole ribonucleotide mutase — MASKARVGVIMGSDSDWAVMQDAAAALAEFDVPFEVGVVSAHRTPALMLDYARGAAERGIEVIIAGAGGAAHLPGMVASATPLPVIGVPVPLARLDGLDSLLSIVQMPAGVPVATVSIGGARNAGLLAVRILGSSDVALRSRIVAFQEQLAASVRAKDADLKSRHGKVTGQ, encoded by the coding sequence ATGGCTAGCAAGGCCCGCGTCGGGGTGATCATGGGCAGCGACAGCGATTGGGCGGTGATGCAGGACGCCGCCGCTGCGCTCGCCGAGTTCGATGTCCCGTTCGAGGTCGGCGTGGTATCGGCGCACCGCACGCCGGCGCTGATGCTCGACTACGCGCGTGGGGCCGCCGAGCGCGGCATCGAGGTGATCATCGCCGGCGCGGGCGGCGCCGCCCACCTACCGGGAATGGTGGCCTCGGCGACACCGCTGCCCGTGATCGGGGTTCCGGTGCCGCTGGCCCGGCTGGACGGCCTCGATTCGCTGCTGTCGATCGTGCAGATGCCCGCCGGGGTTCCGGTGGCCACGGTGTCGATCGGTGGTGCCCGCAACGCGGGTCTGCTGGCCGTGCGGATTCTGGGATCGTCCGATGTCGCGTTGCGGTCGCGGATCGTGGCCTTTCAGGAGCAGTTGGCGGCGAGCGTGCGAGCCAAGGATGCCGACCTGAAAAGCCGGCACGGTAAAGTTACCGGCCAGTAG
- a CDS encoding GtrA family protein, translating into MSFADATIVRLPRLVRSYVERHHELIKFVIVGATTFVIDSAIFYTLKLTILEPKPVTAKVIAGIVAVIASYILNREWSFRHRGGRERHHEALLFFAFSGVGVLLSMAPLWFSSYILQLRVPHVSLTVENIADFISAYIIGNLLQMAFRFWAFRRWVFPDEFGRIPEGALESALTAGGIAEVFEDNLEEGGTVTLLRAWRSRRSRFAQLGDSGSSVSKTS; encoded by the coding sequence GTGTCCTTTGCCGATGCCACGATCGTGCGGTTGCCGCGGCTGGTCCGGTCCTACGTCGAACGCCATCACGAACTGATCAAGTTCGTCATCGTCGGGGCCACCACGTTCGTCATCGACTCGGCGATCTTTTACACGCTGAAGCTGACCATCCTGGAGCCCAAGCCGGTGACCGCCAAGGTCATCGCGGGCATCGTCGCGGTCATCGCGTCCTACATCCTGAACCGCGAGTGGAGCTTCCGGCACCGCGGCGGCCGTGAACGCCACCACGAGGCGCTGCTGTTCTTCGCATTCAGCGGCGTGGGGGTGCTGCTGTCCATGGCGCCGCTGTGGTTCTCCAGCTACATCCTGCAGCTGCGGGTGCCACACGTGTCGCTGACCGTGGAAAACATCGCCGACTTCATCTCGGCCTACATCATCGGCAACCTGCTGCAGATGGCGTTCCGGTTCTGGGCATTTCGCCGGTGGGTGTTCCCCGACGAGTTCGGCCGCATCCCGGAGGGCGCGCTGGAATCGGCGCTGACCGCCGGCGGCATCGCCGAGGTCTTCGAAGACAACCTCGAAGAGGGTGGCACGGTCACCCTGCTGCGGGCGTGGCGGTCGCGTCGCAGCCGGTTCGCTCAGCTGGGCGACTCGGGTTCGAGCGTGTCGAAAACTTCGTGA
- a CDS encoding acyl-CoA carboxylase subunit beta: MTSVTDHHAEPAAEHTVDIHTTAGKLAELRKRLEETLHPVGVEAVDKVHAKGKLTARERIYALLDEGSFVELDALARHRSSNFGLDAKRPLGDGVVTGYGTIDGRDVCIFSQDATVFGGSLGEVYGEKIVKVQNLAIKTGRPLIGINDGAGARIQEGVVSLGLYSRIFYNNIMASGAIPQISLIMGAAAGGHVYSPALTDFVVMVDQTSQMFITGPDVIKTVTGEDVTMEELGGAHTHMAKSGTLHYVASGEQDAFDWVRELLSYLPPNNYADPPRYSVPVPEGAIEDNLTAEDLELDTLIPDSPNQPYDMHEVITRILDEDEFLEIQAGYAQNIVVGFGRIEGRPVGIVANQPTHFAGCLDINASEKAARFIRTCDCFNIPIVMLVDVPGFLPGTDQEYNGIIRRGAKLLYAYGEATVPKVTVITRKAYGGAYCVMGSKDMGADVAVAWPTAQIAVMGASGAVGFVYRQKLAEAAKKGEDVDALRLQLQQDYEDTLVNPYIAAERGYVDAVIPPSHTRGYIATALRLLERKIAQLPPKKHGNIPL; the protein is encoded by the coding sequence ATGACGAGCGTTACCGATCACCACGCCGAACCCGCCGCCGAGCACACGGTCGACATCCATACCACCGCGGGCAAGCTGGCGGAGTTGCGCAAGCGCCTGGAGGAGACGCTGCACCCGGTCGGTGTCGAGGCCGTGGACAAGGTGCACGCTAAGGGCAAGCTGACCGCCCGTGAGCGCATCTACGCGCTGCTGGACGAGGGATCGTTCGTGGAGTTGGACGCCCTGGCCCGGCACCGCAGCAGCAACTTCGGGCTGGACGCCAAGCGCCCGCTCGGCGACGGTGTGGTCACCGGCTACGGCACGATCGACGGCCGCGACGTGTGCATCTTCAGCCAGGACGCCACCGTGTTCGGCGGCAGCCTCGGCGAGGTGTACGGCGAAAAGATCGTCAAGGTGCAAAACCTGGCGATCAAGACCGGGCGCCCGCTGATCGGCATCAACGACGGCGCCGGGGCGCGCATCCAGGAGGGTGTGGTCTCGCTGGGCCTGTACAGCCGGATTTTTTACAACAACATCATGGCCTCGGGCGCCATCCCGCAGATCTCGCTGATCATGGGGGCCGCCGCCGGCGGGCACGTGTACTCTCCTGCCCTGACCGATTTCGTGGTGATGGTCGACCAGACCAGCCAGATGTTCATCACCGGCCCGGACGTGATCAAGACGGTCACCGGCGAGGACGTCACGATGGAGGAGCTCGGCGGCGCCCACACCCACATGGCCAAGTCCGGCACCTTGCACTATGTCGCCTCCGGTGAGCAGGACGCGTTCGACTGGGTTCGTGAGCTGCTGAGCTACCTGCCGCCCAACAACTACGCCGATCCCCCGCGCTATTCGGTGCCGGTTCCCGAGGGTGCCATCGAGGACAACCTCACCGCCGAGGACCTCGAGCTGGACACGCTGATTCCCGACTCGCCGAACCAGCCCTACGACATGCACGAGGTGATCACCCGCATCCTCGACGAGGACGAGTTCCTGGAAATACAAGCGGGATACGCGCAGAACATCGTCGTGGGCTTTGGTCGCATCGAGGGCCGTCCCGTCGGCATCGTCGCCAACCAGCCCACACATTTCGCCGGCTGCCTGGACATCAACGCCTCGGAGAAGGCGGCCCGCTTCATTCGGACCTGCGATTGCTTCAACATCCCGATCGTGATGCTGGTCGACGTGCCGGGCTTCCTGCCGGGCACCGACCAGGAATACAACGGCATCATCCGCCGCGGCGCCAAGCTGCTCTACGCCTACGGTGAGGCCACCGTCCCCAAGGTCACCGTGATCACTCGCAAGGCCTACGGCGGTGCGTATTGCGTGATGGGGTCCAAGGACATGGGCGCCGACGTCGCCGTGGCCTGGCCGACGGCTCAGATCGCGGTGATGGGGGCCTCCGGCGCGGTCGGATTCGTCTACCGGCAAAAGCTCGCCGAGGCGGCGAAAAAGGGCGAGGACGTCGACGCGCTGCGCCTGCAGCTGCAGCAGGACTACGAGGACACTTTGGTCAACCCCTACATCGCCGCCGAACGCGGCTACGTCGACGCGGTGATCCCGCCGTCGCACACCCGCGGCTACATCGCGACCGCCCTGCGGCTACTGGAACGCAAGATCGCCCAGCTGCCGCCCAAGAAGCACGGGAACATTCCGCTGTGA
- a CDS encoding CoA transferase, giving the protein MPNSNGPKPLDGFRVLDFTQNVAGPLAGQVLADLGAEVIKVEAPDGEAGRHLTSVLPGRPPLATYFLPNNRGKKSVMVDLASDEAKRQILRLVDTADVLLEAFRPGVMERLGLGPDELRSRNPKLIYARLTAYGDNGPNGDRPGIDLMIQAEAGMTSGMRTPDGKPQLIPFQLVDNASGHVLAQAVLAALLNRERHGVADIVRVAMYDVAVGLQANQLIVHLNRPSGDRPKTNTKGRKTVGFAAQPSDAFRTADGYVVISAYVPKHWELLCRTIGRPDLLEDPRFADQRLRAINYAELVDELESTLTTKTAAEWVELLRGKGLMACLAHTWKQVVDTPLFAENELALRVGTGENAVTLIRTPARYSTFTAAATDPPPAPGEHNDELLTGPGSTQ; this is encoded by the coding sequence ATGCCAAACAGTAACGGCCCCAAGCCACTTGACGGGTTTCGGGTGCTCGACTTCACCCAAAACGTCGCTGGTCCGCTGGCGGGACAGGTTTTGGCCGACCTCGGCGCCGAAGTCATCAAGGTCGAGGCGCCCGACGGTGAGGCAGGACGGCACCTCACCTCCGTCCTTCCCGGGCGCCCACCGCTGGCCACTTATTTTCTGCCCAACAACCGCGGCAAAAAATCAGTAATGGTGGACCTAGCGTCCGACGAAGCCAAACGACAGATACTTCGGCTCGTCGATACTGCGGATGTGCTGCTCGAGGCGTTTCGCCCCGGCGTGATGGAAAGACTTGGACTCGGGCCCGACGAATTGCGTTCGCGCAACCCGAAACTCATCTATGCGCGGCTAACCGCCTATGGCGATAACGGCCCTAATGGCGACAGGCCGGGCATCGACCTGATGATTCAGGCGGAGGCCGGCATGACCTCGGGTATGCGCACACCGGACGGTAAGCCGCAGCTCATCCCGTTCCAGCTGGTCGACAATGCCAGCGGTCACGTGCTGGCCCAGGCGGTGCTCGCCGCGCTGCTCAACCGCGAGCGGCATGGGGTGGCCGACATCGTGCGGGTCGCGATGTACGACGTGGCGGTGGGCCTTCAGGCCAACCAGTTGATCGTGCACCTGAACCGACCTTCAGGCGACCGCCCGAAGACGAACACCAAGGGGCGCAAAACAGTTGGCTTCGCCGCCCAACCATCGGACGCGTTCCGCACGGCCGACGGGTACGTCGTCATCAGCGCGTACGTTCCAAAGCATTGGGAGCTGTTGTGCCGAACGATCGGTCGCCCAGACTTGCTCGAAGACCCGCGGTTCGCCGACCAGCGGTTGCGGGCGATCAACTACGCCGAGCTGGTCGACGAGCTCGAATCGACCCTGACCACCAAGACGGCAGCAGAATGGGTTGAGCTGTTGCGCGGCAAAGGCTTAATGGCGTGTCTGGCGCACACCTGGAAGCAGGTCGTCGACACCCCGCTGTTCGCCGAGAACGAATTAGCTCTTCGCGTCGGCACCGGCGAAAACGCGGTCACGCTGATCCGCACACCTGCGCGCTACTCGACGTTCACCGCTGCTGCCACCGACCCGCCACCAGCGCCGGGCGAACACAACGATGAATTGCTGACGGGCCCAGGCTCAACGCAATAG
- a CDS encoding Maf family protein: protein MTRLVLGSASPGRLKVLRQAGVEPLVRVSGVDEDAVTAELGPNAAPAQVVCALARAKAEQVADGLHRAVAADCVVIGCDSMLHVDGRLCGKPGSADEARRQWQAIGGRSGRLYTGHAVLRLRDGEPDGRADEAATTTVRFGVPTPAELTAYVDSGEPLQVAGGFTIDGLGGWFVDGVDGDPSNVIGLSLPLTRGLLQRVGLSVAALWAANPL, encoded by the coding sequence ATGACCCGCCTGGTGCTCGGGTCAGCCTCGCCGGGCCGGCTCAAGGTGTTGCGCCAGGCCGGCGTCGAGCCACTGGTCCGCGTATCTGGTGTCGACGAGGATGCGGTCACCGCCGAACTCGGCCCGAACGCCGCACCGGCACAAGTCGTCTGCGCGCTGGCCCGTGCCAAAGCCGAGCAGGTCGCCGACGGTCTGCACCGCGCAGTCGCCGCGGATTGCGTTGTGATCGGCTGTGATTCGATGCTGCACGTCGACGGCCGGTTGTGTGGCAAACCCGGCTCGGCCGACGAGGCGCGCCGACAATGGCAGGCCATCGGCGGGCGCTCCGGGCGGCTCTACACCGGGCACGCGGTTCTGCGGCTGCGCGACGGCGAGCCGGACGGGCGGGCCGACGAAGCGGCCACGACCACAGTGCGTTTCGGCGTGCCCACGCCCGCGGAGCTGACCGCCTACGTCGACAGCGGCGAACCGCTGCAGGTGGCCGGCGGGTTTACCATCGACGGCCTGGGCGGCTGGTTCGTCGACGGGGTCGATGGCGACCCGTCCAACGTGATCGGCTTGAGTTTGCCATTGACTCGTGGCCTGTTGCAGCGCGTCGGCCTGTCGGTGGCAGCGTTGTGGGCGGCCAATCCGCTGTAG
- a CDS encoding sulfurtransferase: MPLPEDPSPTLAGYAHPERLVTTDWLAANLGRPGLAIVESDEDVLLYDVGHIPGAVKVDWHTDLNDPRVRDYINGEQFADLMNRKGIARDDTVVIYGDKSNWWAAYALWVFTLFGHPDVRLLNGGRDLWLAEGRETTLDVPNKTSTGYPVVQRNDGPIRAFKDDVLASLGSQPLIDVRSPEEYTGKRTHMPDYPEEGALRAGHIPTAVHIPWGKAADETGRFRSRDELEKLYGFIKPDDKTIVYCRIGERSSHTWFVLTHLLGIPGVRNYDGSWTEWGNTVRVPIVAGEEPGEVTAL; this comes from the coding sequence GTGCCGCTGCCAGAAGATCCCAGCCCCACCCTCGCCGGCTACGCCCACCCCGAACGGTTGGTCACCACCGACTGGCTGGCCGCCAACCTGGGCAGACCCGGGCTTGCCATCGTCGAATCCGACGAAGACGTTTTGCTCTACGACGTCGGCCACATTCCCGGCGCGGTCAAGGTCGACTGGCACACCGACCTTAATGACCCGCGGGTGCGCGACTACATCAACGGTGAGCAGTTCGCCGACCTGATGAACCGAAAGGGCATCGCCCGCGACGACACCGTGGTGATCTACGGCGACAAGAGCAACTGGTGGGCGGCCTATGCGCTGTGGGTGTTCACCTTGTTCGGCCACCCGGATGTGCGGCTGCTCAACGGCGGCCGCGACCTGTGGCTGGCCGAGGGCCGGGAAACCACGCTGGACGTGCCGAACAAGACCTCGACCGGCTATCCGGTGGTGCAGCGCAACGACGGGCCGATCCGCGCGTTCAAGGACGACGTCCTGGCCTCCCTGGGCTCGCAGCCGCTGATCGACGTGCGGTCACCGGAGGAGTACACCGGCAAGCGCACCCACATGCCCGACTACCCCGAAGAAGGTGCGCTGCGGGCCGGTCACATCCCCACCGCGGTGCACATCCCGTGGGGCAAGGCCGCCGACGAGACCGGGCGGTTCCGCAGCCGCGACGAACTCGAGAAGCTCTACGGTTTCATCAAGCCCGACGACAAGACGATCGTCTACTGCCGCATCGGTGAGCGCTCCAGCCACACCTGGTTCGTGCTGACCCATTTGTTGGGCATCCCGGGCGTCCGCAACTACGACGGGTCGTGGACCGAGTGGGGCAACACCGTGCGAGTGCCCATCGTGGCCGGCGAAGAGCCAGGAGAAGTAACTGCCCTATGA
- a CDS encoding biotin--[acetyl-CoA-carboxylase] ligase, translated as MEHDLLRPPLDAAVLRDGLVGPGLPWRRLDVVEETGSTNADLLARAAVGEDIDGYVLLAEYQNAGRGRHGRHWSAPPRAQIAMSVGVNGASVARSAWGWLPLATGVAVIDALAAVAGVTAGLKWPNDVLVNDGKLAGILTEVAAPAPVIVIGLGLNVTLTAEEAPDPAATSVLMLGSSMTDRNTLAHSILRELATRVEAWRTAAGADPALIADYQRHSLTLGRRVQATMPGDREVVGTARGVDDMGRLQVDTGAQTVSISAGDITHLRAAH; from the coding sequence ATGGAGCATGACCTGCTCAGGCCGCCGCTGGATGCGGCGGTGCTGCGCGACGGGCTGGTCGGGCCCGGATTGCCGTGGCGTCGACTCGATGTCGTCGAGGAAACCGGCTCCACCAACGCCGATCTGCTCGCCCGCGCGGCGGTCGGCGAGGACATCGACGGGTATGTGTTGCTGGCCGAATACCAAAACGCCGGGCGCGGTCGTCATGGCCGGCACTGGTCGGCGCCACCCCGCGCGCAGATCGCGATGTCGGTCGGGGTGAACGGGGCGTCGGTGGCCCGTTCGGCGTGGGGCTGGCTGCCGTTGGCGACCGGGGTGGCGGTGATCGACGCGCTGGCCGCGGTGGCCGGCGTGACAGCTGGCCTGAAATGGCCGAACGACGTGCTGGTGAACGACGGCAAGCTGGCCGGGATCCTGACCGAAGTCGCGGCCCCGGCGCCGGTGATCGTGATCGGGCTGGGGCTGAACGTGACGTTGACCGCCGAGGAAGCGCCGGACCCGGCGGCGACGTCGGTGCTGATGCTGGGTTCCTCGATGACCGACCGAAATACGTTGGCGCACAGTATACTTCGGGAACTTGCCACTCGCGTCGAAGCCTGGCGCACCGCGGCCGGGGCCGACCCGGCGCTGATCGCCGACTACCAGCGGCACAGCCTGACGCTGGGCCGGCGCGTGCAGGCCACGATGCCCGGTGACCGGGAAGTGGTCGGCACCGCCCGGGGCGTCGACGACATGGGCCGGCTGCAGGTGGACACCGGCGCTCAGACGGTGTCGATCTCGGCCGGCGACATCACCCACCTGCGGGCCGCGCACTGA
- a CDS encoding acyl-CoA dehydrogenase: MARWTGNPSFDLFELPEEHRELRTAIRALAEKEIAPYAADVDEQSRFPEEALAALTASGFNAVHVPEQYGGQGADAVATCIVIEEVARVCASSSLIPAVNKLGTMGLLLSGSDELKQQVLPSVASGEALASYALSERGSGSDAVSMRTRAKADGDYWVLNGSKAWITNGGKSTWYTVMAVTDPDLDANGISAFMVHRDDEGFSVGPKERKLGIKGSPTTELYFENCRIPGDRIIGEPGTGFKTALATLDHTRPTIGAQAVGIAQGAVDAAIAYTKERHQFGRPISDFQGVQFMLADMAMKLEAARLMVYSAAARAERGETGLGFISAASKCFASDVAMQVTTDAVQLFGGYGYTRDFPVERMMRDAKITQIYEGTNQIQRVVMARHLLR; this comes from the coding sequence ATGGCTCGCTGGACCGGAAACCCGTCGTTTGACCTGTTCGAATTGCCCGAGGAGCACCGGGAACTGCGGACGGCGATCCGCGCCCTGGCGGAAAAGGAGATCGCCCCTTACGCCGCCGACGTGGACGAGCAGTCGCGATTCCCCGAGGAGGCGCTGGCTGCGTTGACTGCGTCGGGCTTCAACGCGGTGCACGTGCCCGAGCAGTACGGCGGACAGGGCGCGGACGCGGTGGCCACCTGCATCGTGATCGAGGAAGTGGCCCGGGTGTGTGCGTCGTCGTCGCTGATTCCGGCGGTGAACAAGCTGGGGACGATGGGCCTGCTGCTGAGCGGGTCGGACGAATTGAAGCAGCAGGTGTTGCCGTCGGTGGCCTCAGGTGAGGCGCTGGCTTCCTATGCGCTCTCCGAACGGGGTTCAGGCAGCGACGCGGTGTCGATGCGGACCCGTGCCAAGGCCGACGGAGATTACTGGGTGCTCAACGGCTCGAAAGCCTGGATCACCAACGGCGGCAAGTCGACCTGGTACACGGTGATGGCGGTGACCGATCCCGACTTGGACGCCAACGGGATCTCGGCGTTCATGGTGCACCGCGACGACGAGGGTTTCTCGGTGGGACCCAAGGAACGCAAGCTGGGTATCAAGGGTTCGCCGACCACCGAGCTGTACTTCGAGAACTGCCGCATCCCGGGTGATCGGATCATCGGCGAGCCCGGCACCGGATTCAAGACCGCGCTGGCCACACTGGACCACACCCGCCCGACGATCGGCGCGCAGGCCGTGGGCATTGCGCAAGGCGCGGTGGACGCCGCGATCGCCTACACCAAGGAGCGACACCAGTTCGGCAGGCCGATCAGCGACTTCCAGGGGGTGCAGTTCATGCTCGCCGACATGGCGATGAAACTCGAGGCCGCGCGGCTGATGGTCTACTCCGCGGCGGCCCGCGCCGAACGTGGTGAGACCGGCCTGGGTTTCATCTCTGCGGCCTCCAAATGCTTCGCTTCCGATGTGGCCATGCAAGTCACTACCGATGCCGTGCAGCTGTTCGGCGGCTACGGCTACACCCGCGACTTCCCGGTCGAGCGGATGATGCGCGACGCCAAGATCACCCAGATCTACGAGGGCACCAACCAGATTCAGCGCGTGGTGATGGCGCGGCACCTATTGCGTTGA
- a CDS encoding PH domain-containing protein, whose translation MRYPDNVLADGEQVVLHRHPHWKRLVGAVTVLILASGLASFVAGFVNTRPWDPNAKNVIFGVIWTIWLVLVGWLTVWPFLAWLTTHFVITDRRVMFRHGVLSGSGIDIPLARIFHVEFRQGIVDRMLPAGTLIIESASQDSLEFYDIPRVRQVHALLYHEVFDTLEPESPS comes from the coding sequence ATGCGCTACCCCGACAACGTGCTGGCCGACGGCGAGCAGGTGGTTCTGCACCGCCATCCCCACTGGAAGCGTCTCGTTGGGGCGGTCACCGTGCTCATCCTGGCGAGCGGGCTGGCATCCTTCGTCGCCGGATTCGTCAACACCAGACCTTGGGACCCGAACGCCAAGAACGTCATCTTCGGGGTCATCTGGACGATCTGGCTGGTGCTGGTCGGCTGGCTCACGGTATGGCCGTTCTTGGCTTGGCTGACAACGCATTTCGTCATCACCGACCGTCGAGTGATGTTTCGGCACGGAGTGTTGTCGGGCAGCGGAATCGACATCCCACTGGCCCGGATCTTTCATGTGGAATTCCGGCAGGGAATCGTCGACCGGATGCTGCCCGCGGGCACGCTGATCATCGAGTCGGCGTCACAAGATTCGTTGGAGTTCTACGACATTCCGCGCGTGCGGCAGGTGCACGCACTGCTCTATCACGAAGTTTTCGACACGCTCGAACCCGAGTCGCCCAGCTGA